The Rhinoraja longicauda isolate Sanriku21f chromosome 7, sRhiLon1.1, whole genome shotgun sequence genomic sequence cgtgcacattatacacacacatgtgcacatacacacacacatgtgcacacacacacacacacacatgtgcacacacacacacactgtgaacggaggagtgtgtggagggagagagggatctcAGGTCAAGAGGGTAGGacgcactcactcacactcacacacatgtacattctcacacacacacacactatgatgcgcagtcacacacacacacacacatacacacaggcacatacacacgcgcatgcacatacacgcacacctactcacacacacacacacacgcacacacacacacacacacacacgctcaaacacacacacacacacacatgcatgcgcacacacacacacacacacacacatacacacacacacacacacatacacacaacacacactcatacacacacacacacacatacacaccacacgcacacacgcacacacacacgcacacacacacacacacacacacgcacacacacacacacatgcatgcgcacacacacacacacacacacacacacaccgcacacacacacacacacacacacacacacacacacacacacatagacacacacacacacacacacacacgcacacacacacacacacatgcatgcgcacacacacacacacacacacacacacacacacacacacacgcacacacacacacacacacacacatgcatgcgcacacacacacacacacacacacacacacacacgcacaccacacacacacacacacacacacgcacacacacacacacacacacatgcatgcacacacacactaccacacacacatacacaccacacacacacactcatacacacacactcacacacacacacacacacacacacatgcatgcgcacacacacacacacacatacacacacacacacacatacacacacacacacacatacacacacacacacacatacacacacacgcacacacgcacacacacaccacacgctcaaacacacacacacacacatgcatgcgcacacacacacacacacacacgcacatacacacacacacacacacatacacacacacacactcatacacacacacgcacacacgcacacacacacacacacacacacacgctcaaacacacacacacacacacacatgcatgcgcacacacacacgcacatacacacacacacacacatacacacacgcacgcacgcacgcacacacgctcaaacacacacacacacacacacacacacacacacacacacacagacagcgcccgtagtcaggattgaaccttgtctctggcgctgtgaggcagcaactctaccgctgcaccaccttacaGTGATGTTCTTGTGCTGCGGTTCGGTTACTGAAGACGGTTTGTGTACAGCTCGCGATTGCTTTCAATCGATGGTTAATTGAAACTCCCACTGCGTTTAGTTACGACACAAACTGCCCCTCAGATCATATTAGCCGTTGCAAATCGGAGACTGTACGTCGTTCATGAACTAATCATTATCTTGCTTCCAGCGACGGTCTTTATTAGTGCGTAAACCTCACGTTTATCCAGCTGTGGTTTATGAAGGGATTCTCAGAGAGACAACGcaagtagatggagtggatgtgaagtAGGCTCGCCTTGAtcaacaacagacaacagacaataggtgcaggaggaggccattcggcccttcgagcctgtacgcaccgccattcaatgtgatcatggctgatcattctcaatcagtacccccgttcctgccttctccccataccccctgactccgctatccttaagagctctatccagctctctcttgaatgcattcggagaattggtctccacttcctctgaggcagagattttccacagattcacaactctctgactgaaaacgtttttcctcatctccattctaaatggcctaccccttattcttaaactgtgtggcccctggttctggactcccccaacattgggaacatgtttcctgcctctaatgtgcccaaccccttaataatcttatacgtttcgataagatcacctctcatccttctaaattcccagtgtatacaagcctagccgctccagtctttcaacatatgacagtcccgccattccgggaattaacctagtaaacctacgctgcacgccctcaatccagggcagggaggacacatagtgtgtggaaggaactgcaggtgctggtttaaaaaaccgaagatacacacaaaatgctgtagtaactcagcgggacaggcagcgtctctggagggaaggaacgggcgacctttcgggtctgactcagagacgtctgaagaagggtctcggcccgaaatgtcacccattccttctctccacagatgctgcctgacccgctgagttactccagcactctgtgtctacctacagtaaggttttgctgaatacctccactcagtccacctaACTCATGAGGTcgtaactgataggagcagaattaggccattcggcccatcgagtctactctgccattcaatcacggctgatctatctctcccccctaaccccattcccctgccttctccccataacccctgacacccgcactaatcaagactctatctatctctgccttaaatttatccactgacttgtggcctccacagccgtctgtggcaatgaattccacagattcaccaccctctaactaaagcaattcctcctcatctccttcctaaaggaacgtcctctaactctgaggctgtgccctctggtcctagactctcccactagtggaaacatcctctccacatccactctatccaggccgctcactgttcgggaagtttcaatgaggtcccccctcatccttctaaactccagtgagtacaggcccagtgcccacaaacgctcatcgtacgttaacccactcattcctgggatcgttcttgtaaacctcctctggaccctctccagagccagcacgtccttcctcagatatggggcccaaaattgctcacaatgctccaacttcggcctgaccagcgcctcgtagagcctcagcatttacacccctgtttttgtatacaagccctcttgaaataagtgccagcattgagtttgccaaacctacctgatctcccggttgccaaacactttaactccccctcccactcccacactgacctttctgtcctgggcctcctccactgtcagagtgaggcccagcacaaattggaggaacaaacagcaccaagaaacatagaaaacaggtgcaggaggaggccattcggcccttcgagccagcaccgccattcatcgtgatcatggctgatcgtccactatcagtaacccgtgcctgccttctccccatatcccttgattccactagcccctagagctctatctaactctctcttaaatccatccagtgaatcggcctccactgccctctgtggcagagaattccacaaattcacaacaaattctctgggtgaaaaagtgtttttctcacctcagttttaaatggcctccccattattcttagactgtgtggcccctggttctggactcccccaacattgggaacatgtttcctgcatctagcttgtccagtccttttataattttacacgtttctataatcagtcacaatcacaataatactttattagccaagtgtgtttcgcAACACACGAGGGACTTCGTTTGCCGTACAGTCACGACAATAACAAGCAACAGGACGCACACAATACATTTCAAcacgaacatcccccacagtgactcctccacattcctcactgaagcCACAACTTCGGGGAGGAGCCGTCGCTgccgttgcagctgcggcttgcctgcagtccgtctgtcttttgtgttttttgttgtttttgtctgaattgtagtttaatatgatgtagtgttgtatgttatgttttggggggggggggggggggggtgggagggaacgggaactgtaacattctctctccagaacggagacgtgacctttgttctgtgtcgtgtctccgttcccgttgcggccaccaccaccggccatgcacctgggaacacctggggctctggttcgcagagcccgcggcgcggactcaccacctgcggcgctggctgcctgcggatgttgcgggcgcggctgcgactcgtctccggaggctccggcgcgggccgcgtggacgtcggaagcccgcagacccctggatgggggccgacatcgggagctccggcaacggcagaggcagcgtgttcgcccgccccgaatcgcggggcttgggccggcccgccgcggacctttcaccgtccggcgcggcctgaaataggccgttgacctttcaccgcccagcggcggcttcaatatcgggagccccgaccgccccgacgtggcaaatccaacagcctgaccgcgggacaagacggcagggaagagaaaaagacattgtggccttccatcacagtgaggagggactggaggagactcactgtgatggatgtttctttttgtttggtgttagttgtgattgtatgtgttattgcatttttattgattaatcttattggtcttattgttcaactgtgggtaatgtttcattttactacacatttatgtggatgtaacaaataaacgactattgactatattgtgatggaaggtgaaaaaaagttcaatctctccccttctttgtcgtccagcggtcgggggcctcgaaccttccgttgacgggacgatctttctctccagagatgctgcctgtcccgttgagttacttcggctctttgtgtccatcttcggtttaaaccaccatagAAGTACGCGTAGAAGTCCAAGATGCCTCTCGACTTACGATGGagttacgtttcgataaaatacatttaatagacctatcctacccaacatcatagccacctgacCTACAGAACAtcgtagccacctaacctaccgatcatcatagccacctaacctaccgatcatcatagccacctaacctaccgatcatcatagccacctgacctaccgatcatcatagccacctaacctaccaatcatcatagccacctgacctaccgatcatcatagccacctgacTTACAGAACATCgtagcctagcctaacctacccaacatcatagccacctaacctaccgatcatcatagccacctaacctactgatcatcatagccacctaacctaccgatcatcataaccacctaacctaccgatcatcatagccacctaacctaccgatcatcatagccacctaacctaccgatcatcatagccacctgacTTACAGAACATCgtagcctagcctaacctacccaacatcatagccacctaacctaccgatcatcatagccacctaacctaccgatcatcatagccacctaacctaccgatcatcatagccacctaacctaccgatcatcatagccacctaacctacccaacatcatagccacctaacctaccgatcatcatagccacctaacctaccgatcatcatagccacctaacctaccgatcatcatagccacctgacTTACAGAACATCgtagcctagcctaacctacccaacatcatagccacctaacctaccgatcatcatagccacctaacctaccgatcatcatagccacctaacctaccgatcatcatagccacctaacctaccgatcatcatagccacctaacctaccgatcatcatagccacctgacTTACAGAACATCgtagcctagcctaacctacccaacatcatagccacctaacctaccgatcatcatagccacctaacctaccgattatcatagccacctaacctaccgatcatcatagccacctaacctaccgatcatcatagccacctaacctaccgatcatcatagccacctaacctaccgatcatcatagccacctaacctaccgatcatcatagccacctaacctaccgatcatcatagccacctaacctaccgatcatcatagccacctaacctacggtttctactgaatgtttagtttagtttagagatacagcgcggaaacaggcccttcggcccaccgggtccgcgccgaccagcgatccccgcacactaacactatcctacacacccactagggacaattttttacatttacaccaagccaattaacctacaaacctgcacgtctttggagtgtgggaggaaaccggagatctcggagaaaacccacgcaggtcacggggagaacgtacaaactccgtacagatggggcccgtagtcgggatggaacccgggtctccggcgctgcattcactgtaaggcggcaactctaccgccgcgccaccgtgccgccaaagttGTGGTCATCATGGAAGTAGTTTGGAGGATTTGAAGGGTCCAGgagtgatagaaatatataatattATCAGAAGCATtaaaggaagatacagaatgctggagtaactcagcaggtcaggcagcatctctggagagaaggaatgggtgacatttcgggtcgagacccttcttcagactagtttccTGGTTTCTAAAAAATTCAGTTGATcctagtaatgggagagtctaggaccagaggccacagcctcagaacaaaaggatgcagctttaggaaggagattaggaggaatttctttagtcagagggtggtgaatctgtggaattcattaccacagacggctgtggaggccacaagtcagtggatatttttaaggcagagatagatagattcttgattagtgcgggcatcaggggagaaggcaggagaatggggttaggagggagagatagatcagccacgattgaatggcagagtagaattgatgggccgaatggcctaattctgctcctatgttctatggtcttatatttcaataaaacactcttgatagacacaaagtactggagttacaccatcttatagaggtgtacaaaatcatgagtctcacagcgccggagacctgggttcgatcccgactacgggcgctgtctgtacggagtttgtacgttctccccgtgaactgtgcgggttttctccgggtgctccggtttcctcccgcactccaaagacgtacaaatttgtgtgttaattggcttatgtaagttgcttttagtgtgtaggaaaaaagatcgggtagatgcacagagtctcttgcccagagtaggggaatcgaggaccagaggacataggttcaaggtgaaggggaaaaggtttaataggaatccgaggggtaacgtttccaaacagaaggtggtgggtgtatggaacgagctgccggaggaggtagttgaggctgggactatcccaacgtttaagaaacagttggacaggtacatggataggaccggtttggagggatatggaccaaacgcaggtaggtgggattagGGTAGATGGAACCTAttggtctctggagagaaggaatggatgacgtcttcagactgatgtcagggtacaGAGagaaggaagtgcaaggtgtgaaaacaggtcaaagggaatggagatcaaggaaaatgtagaatatatcaccGTTAGCTGGGCGATGGTAATAACAaagcattggtggagcgggagcacgtggccgctggctgggtgaggtcacgtggggcgcggggcggtgacgtcaccttgtgtctcttgtttgggagtgaggtagttggccaCCCCTAACCaacggcctaattgtgctcctgtcacttccaaccccccccccccatccttgcaGACCCCAACAACCAGTGAGACgagactctctcccaccccactcGTATTGTGGAAACGTCCTGTCCACCTTCAGCCACCCTGCGGCCCCTCGTTGCCCACCCTCTGGGCCCAGGGCCGGCCGAGGAGCCTCGTGCGGCCCACCAGCCTGAGGAAGGCGCCCCTGATCTCGGCGGTCCGCACGCCGTAGATGATGGGGTTGAAGATGGGCTGGAAGATGACGAAGGTGATGGCCACCACGAAGTGCAGCTCGGCGGAGAAGAGGGCGGGCACCAGGTACATGACGAACTCGAAGAGGGCGCTGGTGTAGAAGAGGAGGAGCACGCAGATGTGGGTGGTGCAGGTGTGGAGCGCCTTGGCCCGTGCCTCGCCCTTGCCGCTGCTCACCGCCGCCCGGAAGATCTTGTAGTAGGACAGGCCGATGAGCGAGCTGTCGGGCAGGGTGATCAGGAATGACAGGGGGTAGGTGATGAGGTCGCTGGTCATCGTCCCGCTGCACGCCAGCTTGGAGAGCGAGCCGTAGTTGCAGTAGCAGTTCTGAATGTAGTTGGAGCGGCAGTAGGTGGCGCCGGTCAGCAGCGCGGACACGGCGGCGAAGCAGGACGCCCGGAGGAGGACCACCGACCCCGCGACCAGCAGGACCCGCGGGAGGGTCAGACGGTGGTAGCGGAAGGGGTGGCAGATGGCCACGTAGCGGTCGTAGGCCATGGCCACCAGCAGCGTGGACTCGCTCAGCGCGGCGCAGTAGACGAAGAACAACTGCGCTGCGCACGCCCGCAGCGAGATGACCATCGACCCGGTCAGGTACATGGCCAGTAGCTTGGGGATGGTCACGTTGCTGAGGACCACGTCGATCAGGGACAGGACACACAGCAGGTAGTACATCAGGCTGTGCATCCTGGCCTCCGTCTTGACCAGGTACACGATGGTCAGGTTGGCCGCCAGGATGACCACGTACACCAACAGGAAGGTGATGAATATCACCAGATGGTGGCCTTCCCCATTGGGAACCCCCTGCAGGATGAACTCAGCGTGGCTCCTGTTGCTTCGGTTCATGTTCCTGGCAAAAACAACAGGCAATAGGCaacaggcaataggcaatagacaacagacaacagacaacagacaatagacaacagacaacagacaacaggcaacaggcaacaggcaacagacaatagacaattgacaacagacaacaggcacGAGACAGTagacaacaggcaacaggcaacaggcaacaggcaacaggcaacaggcaacaggcaacaggcaacagacaatagacaattgacaacagacaacaggcacGAGACAGTagacaacaggcaacaggcaacaggcatagacaatagacaatagacaatagacaacaggcaacagacaatagacaattgacaacagacaacaggcacAAGACAGTagacaacaggcaacaggcaacaggcaacaggcaacaggcaacaggcaacagacaacaggcaacaggcaacagacaacaggcaacaggcaacaggcaacaggcaacaggcaacaggcaacagacaatagacaatagacaatagacaatagacaacaggcaacagacaatagacaatagacaacagacaacaggcaacagacaacagacaacaggcaacagacaagaggcaacaggcaacagacgatagacaatagacaacagacaacagacaacagacaacagacaacaggcaacaggcaacaggcaatagacaatagacaatagacaacagacaacagacaacaggcaacaggcaacaggcaatagacactagacaatagacaacaggcaatagacaattgacaacagacaacaggcaatagataatagacaatagacaacaggcaacagacaacaggcaacaggcaacaggcaacagacaacaggcaacaggcaatagacaatagacaacaggcaatagacaatagacaacaggcaatagacaacagaaaACAGGCAACAAGCAAcagacaacaggcaacaggcaacaggcaatagacaatagacaacagacaatagacaatagacacaggcaaaagacaatagacaatagacaatgggcaacaggcaataggcaatagacaatagacaatagacaacaggcaacaggcaacaggcaacagacaacaggcaacaggcaatagacaacagacaatagacaatagacaacaggcaacagataacaggcaatagacaatagacaacaggcaatagacaatagacaatagacaatagacaatagataatagacaacagacaacaggcaacaagcaatagataatagacaacagacaacaggcaacaggcaacaggcaatagataatagacaacaggcaatagacaacaggcaatagacaatagacaacaggcaatagacaatagacaacagacaatagataatagacaacagacaatagacaatagacaacaggcaatagacaatagacaacaggcaatagacaacaggcaataggtgcaggagtagaccattcggccgttcgagccagcaccgccattcaccgtgatcatggctgatcatgcacaatcagtaccccgttcctgccttctccccataccccctgactccgctatccttaagagctctatccagctctctcttgaatgcattcagagaattggcctccactgccctctgaggcagagaattccacatcttcacaactctctgagtgaaaaagttattcctcatctccgttctaaatggccgaaccccttattcttaaactgtgtggccccctggttctggacttccccaacattgggaacatgtttcctgcctctagctgtgtccaatccctcaatgatcttatacgtttcaataagatcccctctcatccttctaaattccagagtatacaagcccagtcgctccagtccttcgacatatgacagtcccgccattccgtgaattaacacAGGGAAGATGTcgtttaggaaggaacttcagatgctggctggctatcccgcggtctaggcttaagctcaggggtgaccgcgcttttgcggttgcagctcctagactgtggaacagcatccctctccccatcagaactgccccctccatccactcctttaagtccaggttcaaaaccctacccaaccctactccctagcgtttgaggccctctgaggggagcgctgtgaactgtttatgtatgtgctgttatgtttgtgcgccattgtatgttcggtcttcgtacctgaactgatgtacagcaatttggtcaacgtgggttgtttataaatgtgctgtacaaataacattgacttgacttgactaatataGTCGTATAATAGTTTTTTTTGTTATATTTGTTCatcttgtattctggtggtgggtcctgtttcaatagataatagacaatagacaataggtgcaggaggaggccattcggcccttcgagccagcaccgccattcaatgtgatcatggctgatcattctcaatcagtaccccgttcctgccttctccccataccccctgactccgctatccttaagagctctatctagctctctcttgaatgcattcagagaactggcctccactgccttctgaggcagagaattccacagaattccactgtagtgtagtgtgtagtgtgtagtgtagtgtagtgtagtgtgtagtgtagtgtgtagtgtgtagtgtagtgtagtgtagtgtgtagtgtgtagtgtagtgtagtgtagtgtagtgtagtgtagtgtagtgtagtgtagtgtattgtagtgtgtagtgtagtgtgtagtgtgtagtgtagtgtagtgtgtagtgtgtagtgtagtgtagtgtgtagtgtgtagtgtagtgtagtgtagtgtagtgtgtagtgtagtgtgtagtgtgtagtgtagtgtgtagtgtgtagtgtagtgtgtagtgtagtgtagtgtagagtgtagtgtagtgtgtagtgtgtagtgtagtgtgtagtgtagtgtagtgtagtgtgtagtgtagtgtagtgtagtgtagtgtagtgtgtagtgtagtgtgtagtgtgtagtgtagtgtagtgtagtgtagtgtgtagtgtgtagtgtagtgtagtgtgtagtgtgtagtgtagtgtagtgtgtagtgtgtagtgtagtgtagtgtagtgtagtgtagtgtagtgtggtgtagtgtgtagtgtgtagtgtagtgtagtgtagtgtagtgtgtagtgtgtagtgtagtgtagtgtgtagtgtgtagtgtagtgtagtgtgtagtgtgtagtgtagtgtagtgtagtgtagtgtggtgtagtgtgtagtgtgtagtgtagtgtagtgtagtgtagtgtagtgtgtagtgtgtagtgtagtgtagtgtgtagtgtgtagtgtgtagtgtgtagtgtagtgtagtgtagtgtagtgtagtgtggtgtagtgtgtagtgtagtgtagtgtagtgtagtgtgtacgttttattgtattgtaaatatcgtTTTTAAGTAATTGAATACATTGTttgataataataatttttttaaaacagtggGGAGAAACCAGGTTTGTAGGGAGATGGTGGGCGGGTGGAACTGGATCTCGGAAGGATTCCGTGTGTGGGAGTAAGTGCGTGGGAGTTGGGTGGACAAAAGCGGCTGGgcattggggtggggaggggggtttattAAGGAGAACCGAGATTGATCAGGAGAGAGGACGAAACATGGGCTACCTACCAGAATGTAACCTTCGTAGAGGTAACGTCAATAAACCAGGTCAgaatcctcctgcttcaatggTCCAACCCAACtggcaaaaataatacagcattaGTGATTTGGTCAGATATAGtgaaattagagtcatagagtcacagagtgatacagtgtggaaatgggcccttcagcccaactcgcccacaccggccaacaatgtcccagctaccctagtcccacttgtctgcgcttggtccataaccctccaaatctgtcctgtccatgtacctgtccaactgtttattaaacgtttatgatagtcccagcctcaactacctcctctggcagcttgttccatacacccaccaccctctgtgtgaaaaagttacgcctcggattcctgttaattattttccccttcaccttgaacctatgtcctatggtcctcgattcccctactctgggcaagagacaatgtgcgtctacccaatctattcctctcatgattttgtacacctctataagatctcccctcaatatctttcctgtaacacggtgcccagaactgaac encodes the following:
- the LOC144595417 gene encoding olfactory receptor 52K2-like, whose protein sequence is MNRSNRSHAEFILQGVPNGEGHHLVIFITFLLVYVVILAANLTIVYLVKTEARMHSLMYYLLCVLSLIDVVLSNVTIPKLLAMYLTGSMVISLRACAAQLFFVYCAALSESTLLVAMAYDRYVAICHPFRYHRLTLPRVLLVAGSVVLLRASCFAAVSALLTGATYCRSNYIQNCYCNYGSLSKLACSGTMTSDLITYPLSFLITLPDSSLIGLSYYKIFRAAVSSGKGEARAKALHTCTTHICVLLLFYTSALFEFVMYLVPALFSAELHFVVAITFVIFQPIFNPIIYGVRTAEIRGAFLRLVGRTRLLGRPWAQRVGNEGPQGG